In one Mucilaginibacter ginsenosidivorax genomic region, the following are encoded:
- a CDS encoding acyltransferase family protein, whose product MSTIPVNLKTKQHFEILDGLRGVAALAVVVFHFTEFLFPSYDVNFIGHGFLAVDFFFCLSGFVIGYAYDDRIGKMGVLEFFKSRIIRLHPLVILGSVLGLIGFLIDPFGGHPEAYSVGRLALIFVSSMLLIPFPAMQERYFNLFSFNAPAWSLFWEYIANIVYALVLYRLARKYLVVLLVIAAAALGFVAFHAKILSGGWAGENFWEGGARIFYSFTAGLLVYRFNFIIKNKLGFIGLALLLLAALMMPHSKWNWLAQLLVVLFYFPLLIALGAGATLSGGLKKLCNFSGNISYPLYMTHYVGIWFFGNYVISHKPPTSQIVYIVIAGVILLVGMGYLAMVAYDIPVRKYLSRKRKQG is encoded by the coding sequence AAATTTAAAAACTAAACAACATTTCGAAATTCTGGACGGCCTGCGTGGCGTTGCAGCTTTGGCAGTAGTGGTATTTCATTTTACCGAGTTCCTTTTTCCAAGTTACGATGTAAACTTTATTGGCCACGGCTTCCTCGCCGTCGACTTTTTTTTCTGCCTGTCGGGCTTCGTAATAGGTTATGCTTATGATGACAGGATTGGTAAAATGGGCGTGCTGGAGTTTTTTAAGTCGAGGATTATCAGGCTGCATCCATTGGTTATTTTAGGCTCGGTATTAGGCCTTATCGGTTTTCTTATTGATCCGTTTGGTGGCCATCCCGAAGCTTACAGCGTTGGCCGGCTGGCGCTGATATTTGTAAGCTCGATGCTGCTTATCCCGTTTCCGGCCATGCAGGAGCGGTATTTTAACCTGTTTAGTTTTAACGCGCCGGCATGGTCGTTATTTTGGGAGTATATAGCCAATATTGTTTATGCTTTGGTGCTTTACAGGCTTGCGCGCAAGTATTTGGTTGTATTGCTGGTTATAGCCGCGGCAGCGCTCGGTTTTGTGGCCTTCCATGCCAAAATATTATCGGGCGGCTGGGCCGGCGAAAACTTTTGGGAAGGCGGTGCGCGCATTTTTTATTCGTTTACAGCCGGGCTGCTTGTATACCGTTTTAACTTCATTATCAAAAACAAGCTTGGTTTTATCGGGCTTGCTCTTTTACTGTTAGCGGCCTTAATGATGCCCCACAGCAAATGGAACTGGCTTGCACAATTACTTGTGGTGCTTTTTTATTTTCCGCTGCTTATTGCTTTGGGGGCGGGGGCCACGCTTTCGGGAGGCCTTAAAAAACTCTGCAACTTTTCGGGCAATATTTCTTATCCGTTGTATATGACCCACTATGTGGGTATCTGGTTTTTTGGTAATTACGTAATAAGCCACAAGCCGCCAACCAGTCAAATTGTTTATATAGTTATAGCGGGCGTAATATTGCTGGTTGGTATGGGCTACCTGGCCATGGTGGCTTATGACATCCCGGTAAGGAAGTATTTGAGCAGAAAGCGGAAACAGGGTTGA
- a CDS encoding RpnC/YadD family protein, which produces MRRKDDILWKGILEDVFDDFLRFVNPDAEDVFDLDKGFEFLDKELEQVFPPENDEYSPKVIDKLVKVFTKAGKEEWILVHVEVQAQYQKDFASRMYTYFYRILDKYQKPIVAYAIFTESNTKERPSHFAIDFMGTSLRYTFNTYKIASQSDDVLQASDNPFALVVLTAKAALAGKDLKNSRERDELLLSLKLNLTRLLLAKQIAKEKIRVLMNFLRYYIRFENQDINTKFEQQVEILTERSKTMGIEELLLDRAEKKGERKGEKKGEYQKALEIARELKKEGLTSAFIAKATKLSVEEVEKL; this is translated from the coding sequence ATGAGAAGAAAAGACGACATCCTTTGGAAAGGGATTTTGGAAGATGTTTTTGACGATTTTCTTCGGTTTGTTAATCCCGATGCTGAAGACGTGTTCGACCTTGACAAGGGTTTCGAATTTCTTGACAAAGAATTGGAACAGGTTTTCCCGCCCGAAAACGACGAGTACTCGCCGAAGGTGATTGATAAGCTGGTTAAAGTATTTACTAAAGCAGGCAAAGAAGAATGGATTTTGGTGCATGTAGAAGTGCAGGCCCAGTATCAAAAAGATTTTGCCAGCCGGATGTACACTTATTTTTATAGGATACTGGATAAATATCAGAAGCCAATAGTTGCCTACGCCATATTTACCGAATCCAACACAAAGGAAAGACCAAGCCATTTTGCCATAGATTTTATGGGCACCAGCTTACGATATACATTTAATACCTACAAAATAGCCAGCCAAAGCGATGATGTGCTGCAAGCAAGCGATAATCCTTTTGCCCTGGTTGTGCTTACAGCAAAGGCTGCGCTTGCAGGTAAAGACTTGAAAAACAGCAGGGAACGTGACGAACTGCTCTTGAGCTTAAAACTCAACCTTACCAGGTTATTGCTGGCCAAACAGATAGCGAAAGAAAAGATAAGGGTACTGATGAATTTTTTAAGGTATTACATACGCTTTGAAAATCAGGATATAAACACTAAATTTGAACAACAGGTAGAGATTTTAACAGAAAGGAGCAAGACCATGGGTATAGAAGAACTTTTATTGGACAGGGCCGAAAAGAAAGGCGAGAGAAAAGGCGAAAAAAAAGGTGAGTATCAGAAAGCACTTGAGATAGCTCGTGAGCTTAAAAAAGAAGGTTTAACTTCAGCATTTATAGCTAAGGCAACAAAACTTTCTGTTGAAGAGGTGGAAAAATTATAA
- a CDS encoding S41 family peptidase — MKRNLITLFFLAFICFEVKSQTALTGSQAYDNAQNLRAKARKFYDKDNPTKADCDSGLAILNTAVNFLDKPEVIELAQDNLYLKGRKSDVYYDMILCYALSKQYDKALDIFDKMGNEGNYYRIDFYETDSLFIPMRSNPRFQSALSRLKLRQALWKDESLKTPYKENISDAEKTAGLSLLWSQAKYNFVNFDHAAIDWDKTYLDYLPLVKNTTSTAQYYKVLQQFYAQLKDGHTNVYVPKELSAEFYTRPPFRTELIEGRVFVTQVFSDSLKTLGITPGTEVLSIDDIPVITYGKTHVAPYQSSSTPQDLDVRTYTYALLAGPATKTLHLQLRSSTGKTWQQDIARTGYHDVKNALPSLEYKRIGQIGYLTVNNFEDEKIMKQFDSLFTQIAATKGLIIDIRNNGGGSSGIGYHIISSLTNKPFKGSYSKVLRYMPTIAGIQWHENMPGEWDANGKQYYDKPVVVLISARTFSAAEDFTVAFDYMKRGQLIGQTTGGSTGQPFGFSLPGGGSARVCGKHDAYPNGKEFVGVGIAPNVVITKTIKDLWKGTDAALEKALQLLNK; from the coding sequence ATGAAACGCAACCTTATAACCTTATTTTTTTTAGCTTTTATTTGCTTTGAAGTAAAGTCGCAAACGGCTTTAACCGGTAGCCAGGCTTATGACAATGCGCAAAACCTGCGTGCAAAAGCCCGTAAATTTTACGACAAGGACAATCCTACCAAAGCCGATTGCGATAGCGGCCTTGCTATTTTAAATACCGCGGTAAATTTCCTGGACAAGCCCGAGGTGATAGAACTTGCCCAGGATAATTTATACTTAAAAGGCCGTAAAAGTGATGTTTATTACGATATGATATTGTGCTATGCCCTAAGCAAACAGTATGATAAGGCTTTGGACATATTTGACAAAATGGGAAACGAAGGTAATTACTACCGTATCGACTTTTATGAAACCGACTCGCTGTTTATACCCATGCGATCGAATCCCAGGTTTCAATCGGCATTGAGCAGGCTTAAACTGAGGCAGGCGCTTTGGAAAGATGAATCTTTAAAAACGCCGTATAAGGAAAACATATCGGATGCTGAAAAAACAGCGGGGCTATCACTGTTATGGTCGCAGGCAAAATACAATTTCGTCAATTTTGACCATGCCGCGATAGACTGGGACAAAACCTATCTTGATTATCTGCCGCTGGTAAAAAACACTACATCAACCGCGCAGTATTATAAAGTACTGCAGCAGTTTTATGCACAACTTAAAGACGGCCATACCAATGTATACGTACCAAAAGAATTGTCGGCCGAATTTTACACCCGTCCCCCATTCAGAACCGAACTTATTGAAGGCAGGGTATTTGTAACCCAGGTTTTTAGCGACAGCTTAAAAACCCTGGGCATTACCCCAGGCACCGAAGTATTGAGTATAGACGACATCCCGGTGATAACCTATGGCAAAACACACGTAGCGCCTTACCAAAGCAGCTCGACCCCGCAAGACCTTGATGTACGCACTTATACCTACGCCTTGTTGGCAGGCCCGGCCACCAAAACCCTGCATTTACAATTACGCAGCAGCACCGGTAAAACCTGGCAACAGGATATTGCCCGCACCGGGTACCACGATGTAAAAAATGCTTTGCCATCGCTGGAGTATAAGCGCATAGGGCAAATTGGTTATTTAACGGTAAACAATTTTGAAGACGAAAAGATAATGAAACAGTTCGATTCGTTATTCACCCAGATAGCTGCCACAAAGGGGCTTATCATCGATATCAGGAATAATGGTGGCGGCAGCAGCGGCATTGGTTACCACATTATATCGTCGTTAACCAACAAGCCATTTAAAGGATCGTATTCAAAAGTGTTAAGGTACATGCCTACTATTGCCGGCATCCAATGGCACGAAAACATGCCCGGCGAGTGGGATGCCAACGGCAAACAATATTATGATAAGCCGGTGGTAGTTTTGATAAGCGCCCGCACGTTTTCGGCAGCCGAAGATTTTACAGTGGCTTTTGATTATATGAAACGCGGGCAGCTTATTGGGCAAACAACAGGTGGCAGCACGGGCCAGCCTTTTGGCTTTAGCCTGCCAGGCGGCGGATCGGCACGCGTATGCGGCAAACATGATGCCTACCCCAATGGTAAAGAGTTTGTGGGCGTAGGCATTGCACCCAATGTGGTCATAACCAAAACTATTAAAGACTTATGGAAAGGTACCGATGCCGCATTGGAAAAGGCTTTGCAATTGCTGAATAAGTAA
- a CDS encoding M56 family metallopeptidase, with product MIPYLLHVALLITICLLFYKLFLQRETFYNLNRWVLLICLPLSFLLPLIHVPQQWSVRATEQQNIAGADELPMVTLPAKAFPSINAITPRLSKPGSKPTDTPKPTAAPPAKPMSTVASNFTLADIMQWLFIIYIAGVVVFALNLLIQLIYTLYTAYARPVIIDGPYRIVELTGDKVPCSFLNNIFINPEKYDWDTYNQILVHEKVHARQLHSIDILLTELVIVLQWFNPFAWWYRTEMENNLEYLTDEAVTSKHNIDRSLYQLSLLKVSAPHLSLRIATNYNQSILKKRILMMSIKKSNLHTLWKYFLLVPLFAGLACILNQPAIGKNRLMSKGMYTGIIPDSLYKGDIVGFWYANKEGNVLNMDMKIVIKKQDWSYNGFVFPVSAFSSLPLKKQSDFYVKRNAGTILFNGKFEGDQGLGRFKMTFNKTYLEHLQKAGVKNTNEDALIGLVVNDVKEDYINLLIDNGFKDLTAEQLSTLALFKVTPSEIKFWGHSGFKNLTARDLQRAKSANMDSSYVSEIKKAGYPDITFNELCLLKSDSITADYIKGLTRAKLAARVPGDTTGTVIPVSIISTAKYMHVDSAYLRALAGFGYDLTASQLHSFKNFNITPEYITGLQNSGYSNIPASTLLSLKISKITPEYIKGFHDVGYNNIPLNALTLFKSQGITPDLVMGYKTMGYTNIEPTTLVQLKVKEITPGFIKGFSDLGFKNIPLTQLFVLKNTGVTPAYVTSMKQKGLNSKDIQKYITLKNSFN from the coding sequence ATGATACCCTACCTGTTGCATGTAGCATTGCTAATAACAATTTGCCTGTTGTTTTATAAGCTGTTTTTACAACGGGAAACTTTTTATAACCTTAACCGGTGGGTGCTACTCATCTGCTTACCGCTCTCCTTTTTACTCCCGCTTATCCACGTTCCGCAGCAATGGTCGGTAAGGGCTACTGAACAGCAAAATATTGCCGGTGCTGATGAATTACCAATGGTTACTTTGCCGGCAAAAGCCTTTCCGTCGATTAATGCAATAACACCCAGGCTGTCAAAACCCGGTTCAAAACCGACAGATACACCAAAGCCTACCGCAGCCCCTCCGGCAAAACCGATGAGCACAGTCGCATCGAATTTTACTTTGGCTGATATAATGCAATGGCTATTTATTATTTATATAGCCGGTGTGGTGGTATTTGCTTTAAACCTGCTAATACAGCTTATTTACACGCTTTACACAGCCTATGCCCGCCCGGTAATTATTGATGGCCCCTACCGTATTGTTGAGCTTACCGGCGATAAGGTACCCTGCTCATTCCTGAATAATATATTTATCAATCCCGAAAAGTACGATTGGGATACCTACAACCAAATCCTGGTACATGAAAAAGTACATGCCCGCCAACTGCACAGTATTGATATTTTGCTGACCGAATTGGTTATTGTACTGCAATGGTTTAACCCTTTTGCCTGGTGGTACCGTACAGAAATGGAAAATAACCTGGAGTATCTTACCGATGAAGCGGTTACCAGCAAGCACAATATCGATCGTTCGTTATACCAATTAAGCCTGCTGAAGGTATCAGCCCCTCACCTGTCGCTCCGGATTGCAACCAATTACAACCAGTCTATCCTAAAAAAACGCATCCTGATGATGAGTATTAAAAAATCAAACCTGCATACGCTGTGGAAATACTTTTTACTGGTGCCCTTATTCGCCGGACTTGCCTGTATCCTTAACCAGCCTGCTATCGGAAAAAACCGGCTGATGAGTAAAGGGATGTATACCGGTATTATTCCCGACTCTTTATACAAGGGCGATATTGTAGGTTTTTGGTATGCCAACAAAGAGGGTAATGTACTCAATATGGACATGAAGATAGTGATCAAAAAGCAGGATTGGAGCTATAACGGCTTTGTTTTCCCGGTGAGCGCGTTTTCATCCTTACCACTCAAAAAGCAAAGCGATTTTTATGTAAAACGCAATGCGGGCACCATATTATTTAATGGCAAGTTTGAAGGCGACCAGGGGCTTGGCCGGTTTAAAATGACGTTTAATAAAACCTACCTTGAGCATTTACAAAAAGCCGGTGTAAAAAACACCAATGAGGATGCCCTTATTGGCCTGGTGGTAAACGACGTGAAAGAAGATTATATTAATTTACTGATAGATAACGGGTTTAAGGACTTAACCGCCGAACAACTATCTACGCTGGCATTATTTAAAGTAACACCTTCCGAAATAAAATTCTGGGGACATTCGGGCTTCAAAAATCTAACTGCCCGGGATTTACAGCGGGCAAAAAGCGCCAATATGGATAGCAGTTACGTTAGCGAAATAAAAAAGGCCGGCTATCCCGACATTACTTTTAATGAACTATGCCTGCTTAAATCGGATAGTATAACAGCCGACTACATTAAGGGCCTTACCAGGGCAAAATTAGCCGCCAGGGTACCAGGCGATACTACCGGAACGGTAATACCTGTAAGTATAATTTCAACAGCCAAATACATGCATGTTGACAGCGCATACCTGCGGGCACTGGCCGGCTTTGGATATGATTTGACAGCATCGCAGCTGCACTCTTTCAAAAACTTCAACATAACGCCCGAATATATTACCGGACTGCAAAATTCGGGCTATAGCAATATACCGGCAAGCACGCTGCTTAGCCTCAAAATTTCGAAAATAACACCCGAATATATCAAAGGCTTTCATGATGTGGGGTACAACAACATCCCGTTAAACGCTTTAACGCTTTTTAAATCGCAGGGTATCACACCCGATTTGGTTATGGGTTATAAAACAATGGGCTACACCAATATTGAGCCCACCACATTGGTACAGCTTAAGGTAAAAGAAATAACTCCCGGATTTATTAAAGGCTTTAGCGACCTCGGCTTTAAAAACATACCCTTAACCCAGCTTTTTGTACTTAAAAACACTGGCGTAACCCCCGCCTATGTAACGTCAATGAAGCAAAAGGGACTAAACTCAAAAGACATACAAAAGTATATAACCTTAAAAAACTCATTCAATTAA
- a CDS encoding BlaI/MecI/CopY family transcriptional regulator, which yields MQKLAKREEQIMQAVWNLDKAFIKEIIQELPEPKPHYNSVATIVKILEEKGFLAHDSVGNIFQYYPAIAKEEYQKHAMKDVVSQYFDNSYSRMLAFFAKEQKLTEAELNDIIEIIKSNKK from the coding sequence ATGCAAAAATTAGCTAAACGGGAAGAACAAATCATGCAGGCTGTATGGAACCTGGATAAGGCATTTATTAAAGAGATTATACAGGAATTGCCCGAGCCAAAACCTCACTATAACTCGGTAGCTACCATAGTAAAAATACTGGAAGAAAAAGGCTTTTTAGCACATGATAGCGTGGGCAATATTTTTCAGTACTACCCGGCAATTGCCAAAGAAGAATATCAAAAACATGCTATGAAAGATGTAGTAAGCCAGTATTTTGATAATTCTTACTCGCGTATGCTGGCTTTTTTTGCCAAAGAGCAAAAACTTACCGAAGCAGAATTGAATGACATTATAGAAATCATTAAATCGAATAAAAAATGA
- a CDS encoding RpnC/YadD family protein: MRRKDDILWKGILEDVFDDFLCFLNPDARDIFDFDKGFEFLDKELEQVFPPETDEYSPKVIDKLVKVFTKSGKEEWILVHIEVQGQYQKDFGSRMFTYFYRILDKYQKPIVAYAIFTEANTKERPDHFALDFMGTSLRYTFNTYKTASQSDEELLGTDNPFALVVLTARAALAGKNLKDSSARDELLLELKLKLAKLLLTRHISKDKIRVLMNFLKYYVRFENPDINTKFEQGVEILTERSATMGIEELLLDRAKQEGIQEGKLKGKLEGIQEGKLKGKHEEAAAIARELKKEGLTVEFIAKATKLSIQEIEKL; encoded by the coding sequence ATGAGAAGAAAAGATGATATTCTTTGGAAAGGCATTCTTGAAGATGTTTTTGACGATTTCTTATGTTTTCTTAATCCTGATGCCAGGGATATATTTGATTTTGATAAGGGATTTGAGTTTTTGGATAAGGAACTGGAGCAGGTTTTCCCGCCGGAGACCGACGAGTACTCTCCCAAAGTGATTGATAAACTGGTTAAGGTATTTACCAAAAGCGGTAAAGAAGAATGGATTTTGGTACATATCGAGGTGCAGGGCCAATATCAAAAGGATTTTGGCAGTCGTATGTTTACCTACTTTTATCGGATATTGGATAAGTACCAAAAGCCTATAGTTGCATATGCCATCTTTACCGAGGCGAACACAAAAGAAAGGCCGGATCACTTTGCCTTAGACTTTATGGGTACAAGTTTGCGATATACTTTTAATACCTATAAAACAGCCAGCCAGAGTGATGAGGAATTGCTGGGAACTGATAATCCGTTTGCATTAGTAGTACTAACTGCCAGAGCGGCACTTGCCGGCAAAAACTTAAAAGACAGTAGTGCAAGGGATGAACTGTTGCTTGAGTTAAAACTTAAATTGGCAAAATTGTTGTTAACCAGGCATATATCAAAGGACAAAATAAGGGTGTTAATGAATTTTTTGAAGTATTATGTTCGCTTTGAAAACCCGGATATAAATACTAAATTTGAGCAAGGGGTAGAAATTTTAACAGAAAGGAGCGCCACAATGGGTATCGAAGAACTTTTATTGGACAGGGCCAAGCAGGAAGGCATACAGGAAGGTAAGTTGAAAGGTAAATTGGAAGGCATACAGGAAGGTAAGTTGAAAGGTAAACACGAAGAAGCTGCTGCCATAGCCCGCGAACTGAAAAAAGAAGGTTTAACGGTTGAATTTATTGCAAAAGCAACCAAGCTTTCCATCCAGGAAATAGAGAAGCTTTAG
- a CDS encoding aldo/keto reductase, giving the protein MKYNFLGNTGLLVSEICFGTMTFGGKGYWEAIGQIKQEGVNELMKTVVDSGINFIDTANVYSFGESETLLGQSIIDLGLNRQELIIATKVRGRMGEGPNNTGLSRYHIFNSVDDSLKRLQVDHIDVLYVHGVDLKTPVEEIMRSLNDIVLTGKVRYIACCNWPAWMVMKAAGIAKKNGWHKFVGLQYFYSLAGRDIERELLPVANDQNLAVMPWSPLAGGFISGKFTRENQKSEGSRRDTFDFPPINKDKAYDIVDVISEIGKHKNVSAAQVALAWVRLQKGITSTIIGAKNVDQLNDNLKSVELELSADELKRIDEVSALPKEYPGWMVERQSADRVPK; this is encoded by the coding sequence ATGAAATACAATTTTTTAGGTAACACCGGCCTGCTGGTGTCCGAAATTTGCTTTGGCACCATGACCTTTGGTGGCAAAGGCTATTGGGAAGCCATAGGGCAGATAAAACAGGAGGGTGTTAATGAACTGATGAAAACCGTTGTTGATTCGGGCATCAATTTCATCGACACGGCCAACGTATATTCCTTTGGCGAATCAGAAACATTGCTTGGCCAATCGATTATCGACCTTGGTTTAAACCGCCAGGAACTTATCATCGCTACCAAAGTACGTGGCCGCATGGGCGAGGGGCCAAATAATACCGGCCTTTCCCGTTACCATATATTTAATTCGGTTGATGACAGTTTAAAACGCTTACAGGTTGATCATATTGATGTGCTGTATGTTCACGGTGTGGATTTAAAAACCCCGGTTGAAGAAATTATGCGTTCATTAAACGATATTGTGCTCACGGGCAAAGTGCGTTATATTGCCTGCTGCAACTGGCCTGCCTGGATGGTAATGAAAGCCGCCGGTATAGCCAAGAAGAATGGCTGGCATAAATTTGTAGGGCTGCAATATTTTTACTCTTTGGCCGGTCGCGATATTGAAAGGGAACTGCTGCCGGTAGCCAACGATCAAAACCTGGCAGTGATGCCATGGAGTCCTTTGGCGGGTGGCTTTATCTCGGGCAAGTTTACCCGCGAGAATCAAAAATCAGAAGGATCGCGCAGGGATACTTTTGATTTCCCGCCGATAAATAAGGATAAGGCATATGACATTGTGGACGTGATAAGCGAGATAGGAAAACATAAAAACGTATCTGCCGCCCAGGTCGCTTTGGCATGGGTTCGCCTGCAAAAAGGGATTACCAGCACCATCATCGGCGCCAAGAACGTAGATCAGCTGAATGACAACCTGAAATCAGTCGAATTAGAATTATCTGCCGATGAACTAAAACGCATCGACGAAGTAAGCGCTCTGCCGAAAGAATACCCCGGCTGGATGGTTGAACGGCAATCGGCTGATAGGGTGCCGAAATAA
- a CDS encoding threonine aldolase family protein: MMTVDLRSDTVTKPTPGMLEAMWSAKVGDDVFGEDETINQLEEKAAAMFGMEAGIFCPSGTMTNQIAIKCFTQPLDELIADQTAHVYRYEGGGIAFNSGVSTRLLNGYRGIITAEMIEPEINAENIHYPHTSLVVLENTVNKGGGSCYTLNDIEPIAQLCQSSDLKLHLDGARIFNALAHTSDKAVDYGTYFDGISVCLSKGLGAPVGSVLLADKATIKYARRIRKVMGGGMRQAGFLAAAAIYALDHHVERLKIDHAHARILGDELGKLSWVSNILPVETNIVLFDTVEPAKAILAKLAEKGIKASDTDKHRIRFVTHLDVHADQVEYLVEVLKQL, encoded by the coding sequence ATGATGACTGTTGATTTACGCAGCGACACCGTTACCAAACCAACACCCGGCATGCTGGAAGCCATGTGGAGCGCCAAAGTTGGCGATGATGTTTTTGGCGAAGATGAAACCATAAACCAACTGGAAGAAAAAGCCGCCGCCATGTTTGGCATGGAAGCGGGCATTTTTTGCCCATCGGGTACCATGACCAACCAAATTGCCATTAAATGCTTTACCCAGCCCCTGGATGAGTTGATTGCCGACCAAACCGCCCATGTGTACCGCTACGAAGGCGGCGGCATTGCCTTTAACTCCGGCGTATCAACCCGTTTACTGAACGGCTACCGCGGCATTATCACCGCCGAAATGATTGAGCCCGAAATAAACGCCGAAAACATTCACTACCCACACACCAGCCTGGTGGTGTTAGAAAATACGGTGAACAAAGGTGGCGGCAGCTGCTATACTTTAAATGATATTGAGCCAATAGCTCAACTTTGCCAATCAAGTGATTTAAAGCTCCATTTGGATGGTGCCCGTATTTTTAACGCCCTTGCCCATACCAGCGATAAAGCTGTTGATTATGGAACTTATTTTGATGGTATTTCGGTTTGCTTATCTAAAGGACTTGGCGCACCTGTTGGCTCGGTTTTACTGGCTGATAAGGCAACTATAAAATACGCCCGCCGCATTCGTAAAGTAATGGGTGGCGGCATGCGCCAGGCGGGTTTCCTGGCTGCGGCAGCTATATATGCTTTGGACCATCATGTAGAACGCCTGAAGATAGATCATGCCCACGCCCGCATTTTAGGCGACGAACTGGGTAAGTTAAGCTGGGTAAGCAATATATTGCCGGTAGAAACCAATATTGTACTGTTTGATACCGTAGAACCAGCCAAAGCCATATTGGCCAAACTCGCCGAAAAAGGCATCAAAGCCAGCGATACCGATAAACACCGCATCCGTTTTGTAACACACCTTGATGTGCACGCCGACCAGGTAGAGTATTTGGTTGAAGTGCTGAAGCAGTTGTAG
- a CDS encoding flavin monoamine oxidase family protein produces MKTITRRDFLGKGAMLAGGAYPAMLALGMLKPAPAHAFNLEGDGKGKHIIILGAGLAGMTCAYELNKLGYQCTILEARHRTGGRCWSIRNGATNQEIDKPAVIAKFDDGLYFNAGPSRIPHHHELTLHYCKELGVPIQVYNNVNEGAYYFAEGKGPLSNKKIRVREIHNDIRGYMTEMLAKSIDHGGLDSAMTKEDGEKIIAYLQAEGGLDIDKLYKASARRGYTESPGAGDRPGKIAEPHKLADILHSGLMDPDFYNVAEYTYELQMTMFQAVGGMDQIARALEKKVAPSVKMGAEVTSINNLAEGVKITYKDATGVHELSGDMCICTLPLPVLSNVNNNFSGDVSRAIDYISYIQTGKIGLQFKRRFWEEDEHIYGGITHTNNDLTQIFYPSYDYLGKKGILIGYYNFNEKAQKIGALGYADREKFALEKGRLIHPQYDKEFEGSFSVSWHKTKYNLGGWAVYSTETRKTQYPVLLKPDKHVYFAGEHLTYLNAWMAGAFESARSTVAALHARVTEGRASYPAVK; encoded by the coding sequence TTGAAAACAATTACCCGCAGAGATTTTTTGGGTAAGGGTGCTATGCTGGCCGGCGGGGCCTATCCCGCTATGCTTGCTTTGGGCATGCTAAAACCCGCTCCCGCACACGCCTTTAATTTGGAAGGCGACGGCAAGGGCAAACACATTATTATATTAGGGGCAGGCCTTGCCGGCATGACCTGCGCTTATGAGCTTAATAAATTAGGCTATCAATGTACCATACTGGAAGCCCGCCACCGTACTGGCGGCCGCTGCTGGAGTATCCGCAATGGCGCAACCAACCAGGAGATTGATAAACCCGCCGTTATTGCCAAATTTGATGATGGCCTTTACTTTAACGCCGGCCCGTCGCGTATTCCGCATCATCACGAGTTAACACTTCATTACTGTAAAGAGCTGGGTGTCCCCATACAGGTGTACAACAACGTTAATGAAGGCGCTTATTACTTTGCCGAAGGCAAAGGCCCGCTCTCTAACAAAAAAATCCGTGTACGCGAAATTCATAACGATATCCGCGGTTATATGACCGAAATGCTGGCCAAAAGCATTGATCATGGCGGCTTGGATAGCGCCATGACCAAAGAGGACGGCGAAAAGATTATTGCCTACCTGCAAGCCGAAGGAGGTCTTGATATAGATAAACTGTATAAGGCATCTGCCAGGCGCGGTTATACCGAATCGCCTGGAGCGGGAGACCGGCCTGGCAAAATTGCCGAGCCGCATAAACTGGCCGATATCCTGCACTCGGGTCTCATGGACCCTGATTTTTACAACGTAGCCGAATACACTTACGAACTGCAGATGACCATGTTCCAGGCAGTAGGCGGGATGGATCAGATTGCCAGAGCCCTTGAAAAAAAGGTAGCGCCATCAGTAAAAATGGGTGCCGAGGTTACCTCGATCAATAACCTGGCCGAAGGGGTAAAAATTACTTATAAAGATGCCACAGGCGTTCACGAATTAAGTGGCGATATGTGTATTTGTACTTTGCCGCTACCCGTGCTAAGTAATGTAAACAACAATTTTTCGGGCGATGTTAGCCGGGCTATCGATTATATCAGCTATATACAAACCGGTAAAATAGGTTTGCAGTTTAAACGCAGGTTTTGGGAGGAGGATGAGCATATATACGGTGGTATTACCCACACCAACAACGATTTAACACAAATTTTTTACCCATCTTATGATTATTTGGGAAAAAAGGGTATCTTGATTGGATATTACAATTTTAACGAAAAAGCCCAGAAAATCGGCGCTTTAGGTTATGCCGATCGTGAGAAGTTTGCGCTGGAAAAAGGCAGGCTTATCCACCCACAATATGATAAGGAATTTGAAGGATCTTTTTCGGTTAGCTGGCACAAAACAAAGTACAATTTAGGCGGATGGGCTGTTTACAGCACCGAAACACGCAAAACACAATACCCGGTACTATTAAAGCCCGATAAGCACGTATACTTTGCCGGCGAACACCTAACCTATCTTAACGCATGGATGGCCGGAGCATTTGAATCGGCCCGCAGCACAGTGGCTGCCCTGCATGCCAGGGTAACCGAGGGAAGGGCTTCATACCCGGCGGTAAAATAA